In Musa acuminata AAA Group cultivar baxijiao chromosome BXJ2-8, Cavendish_Baxijiao_AAA, whole genome shotgun sequence, one genomic interval encodes:
- the LOC135618649 gene encoding uncharacterized GPI-anchored protein At4g28100-like: MRSPAASLHLTLLVVSATALTAALAAGIKPQILYDEQRSLNASGFASTTVPAFPVARSNNQSECRLDLSDELFGGVGDACIRGGLDRSRCCPVLAAWLFAAHARSALELQPPPATDDGLDGTDGPMMPDDNQKCVDSLQSALERRDIRLPRPNATCDTVLCFCGIRLHQIGSLRCPAAFNVSGGAARSATPTLAVRQLEGDCRNASYAGCTRCLHSLEKVKGHGGGVGEYEGGGDRAKRMFGRDCQLMGLTWLLARNKTAYIPTVSAVLRAVLYSAHPPQAGGGGGGGYKCSPDQENMPLAVDSLQFQHLSDSAAAFSFQPAPRVSHLVLSSLALPVLLAWLPFL, encoded by the exons atgagatCACCCGCTGCCTCATTGCACCTTACTCTCCTCGTTGTCTCGGCCACCGCGCTCACGGCTGCCTTAGCAGCCGGAATCAAGCCGCAAATCCTCTACGACGAGCAGCGTTCCCTCAACGCTAGCGGCTTCGCCTCAACGACGGTGCCGGCCTTCCCGGTTGCCCGATCTAACAACCAGAGCGAGTGTCGCCTCGACCTATCCGATGAGCTCTTCGGTGGGGTCGGCGACGCCTGCATCCGCGGGGGTCTCGACAGGAGCCGCTGCTGCCCGGTGCTCGCCGCCTGGCTCTTCGCTGCTCACGCTCGCTCCGCACTGGAGCTCCAGCCGCCGCCCGCGACTGACGACGGGCTTGACGGCACGGATGGGCCGATGATGCCTGACGACAACCAGAAGTGCGTGGACTCGCTGCAGAGCGCGCTTGAACGGCGCGACATCCGCCTGCCGCGGCCCAACGCCACATGCGACACCGTGCTCTGCTTCTGCGGCATCCGCCTCCATCAGATCGGGTCGCTCCGCTGCCCGGCCGCCTTCAACGTCAGCGGCGGCGCAGCCCGGAGCGCCACGCCCACTTTGGCCGTACGTCAACTCGAGGGCGACTGCCGGAACGCATCTTACGCCGGCTGCACCCGCTGCCTCCACTCCCTCGAGAAG GTGAAGGGGCATGGCGGTGGTGTGGGGGAATACGAAGGCGGCGGCGATCGGGCAAAGAGGATGTTCGGGCGGGACTGCCAGCTGATGGGGCTCACGTGGTTGCTGGCGAGGAACAAGACGGCGTACATCCCCACGGTGTCGGCCGTTCTGCGCGCCGTGCTCTACAGCGCCCACCCGCCGcaggccggcggcggcggcggtggcggttaCAAGTGCAGCCCTGACCAGGAGAACATGCCCCTCGCCGTCGACTCCCTCCAATTCCAGCACCTCAGTGACTCCGCCGCGGCCTTCTCTTTTCAGCCTGCCCCCCGTGTCTCCCATCTCGTGCTTTCCTCCTTGGCCCTGCCGGTCCTTCTCGCATGGCTTCCCTTCCTCTAA
- the LOC135618650 gene encoding putative 3'(2'),5'-bisphosphate nucleotidase, mitochondrial isoform X3 has product MTFFLLQPPSRLPLPRFRAPFSRPPFSSSCKTFATIRSSHPFLPEKAKFYGELEAAVDVVERACRLCVDVKKSLLSDKGRILEKNDQTPVTIADFGVQALISLELKRLFPSIPLVAEEDSGFLRSNSGDLQRVHGHDGNSLVNLVLTAVADKATGADDPLTSDVVLEAIDRGGKDAVSFDAQPATYWVLDPIDGTRGFLKGNDALYVVGLALVVDGKIVLGVMGCPNWKVDILSSGIHDRKTGDCETGIIMIAHEGCGTWTRRLFDGMDKFLSMQGGWQQCFVDSCYMVHEARFCIPDSQTWDLIPLSAFFSSTVDDTKDRDRGTILLLPTCCGSLCKYLMVASGRASVFILRARAQTSIKVWDHAVGVICIQEAGGKVTDWIGTELDHAADEAGRRIIYPSGGVLVTNGRLHNQLLEMISSNFRVIRHA; this is encoded by the exons ATGACGTTCTTCCTCCTTCAACCGCCCTCGCGGCTTCCCCTCCCTCGATTCCGTGCTCCCTTCTCTCGTCCgcccttttcttcttcttgcaagACCTTCGCCACCATCAG GTCGAGCCATCCCTTCCTTCCGGAGAAGGCCAAGTTCTACGGAGAGCTGGAAGCTGCCGTCGATGTTGTGGAGAGAGCTTGCCGCCTCTGCGTCGAT GTGAAGAAGTCGCTGCTGTCCGATAAAGGCCGGATTCTTGAAAAGAACGATCAGACGCCTGTAACAATCGCGGACTTTGGCGTGCAAGCGCTGATCAGCTTGG AGCTGAAGAGACTTTTTCCATCTATACCATTGGTGGCCGAAGAAGACTCCGGTTTCTTAAGATCAAATTCTGGAGATCTGCAGAGAGTTCATGGCCACGATGGTAACTCCCTTGTGAACTTGGTGTTGACTGCAGTTGCTGATAAAGCCACTGGTGCTGATGATCCTTTAACTTCTGATGTTGTGTTGGAGGCTATTGATAGAGGGGGGAAGGATGCAGTCTCTTTTGATGCACAGCCTGCTACTTATTGG GTGCTTGACCCCATTGATGGTACTCGGGGTTTCTTGAAGGGCAATGATGCACTATATGTG gtGGGCTTGGCTCTTGTTGTTGATGGAAAAATTGTACTAGGTGTGATGGGCTGTCCGAACTGGAAAGTAGACATTCTTTCATCTGGGATTCATGATAGGAAAACTGGTGACTGTGAAACAGGGATAATCATGATTGCTCATGAAGGCTGTGGAACATGGACAAGGAGATTATTTGATGGCATGGACAAATTTTTAAGCATGCAGGGTGGTTGGCAGCAATGCTTTGTCGATAGCTGCTATATGGTGCATGAGGCACGTTTTTGTATCCCTGATAGTCAAACCTGGGATTTAATTCCCCTGTCAGCATTTTTTAGTTCAACTGTTGATGATACCAAAGATAGAGATAGAGGAACGATACTTCTATTGCCAACTTGTTGTGGCAG CTTGTGCAAGTACCTTATGGTGGCATCTGGAAGAGCTTCTGTTTTCATTCTGCGAGCCAGGGCTCAAACCAGTATTAAG GTTTGGGATCATGCTGTAGGAGTTATCTGCATACAGGAAGCAGGAGGAAAA GTCACGGATTGGATTGGAACTGAGCTAGACCATGCAGCTGATGAAGCAGGCCGGAGAATCATATACCCGTCAGGtggtgtgcttgtgacaaatggaAGATTACACAACCAGCTACTGGAGATGATCTCATCCAATTTCCGTGTCATTCGACATGCATAA